The genomic DNA ctcagtagtctcaaactctttaataagacattaactattttttttctgaggccctccaagtacctacaaatccaaaatgtggccctgcaaagggtttgagtttgagaccactgtactaactGAATGACATAATGCTGGAGCATCCACAATAATTACTATGGAAGCTTTGCAGTTACTGCACATTGATTTTGGCATTTACTGGTAACTGCAAACCCCCTACTGTACTTTAAACAGGGTTCTTAGTTTCAAACATTTCCATTTTGTTTTAAGGTTATATATTTCTTATACTATACAATTTTATCTAGGAAAGACTAATTAGTTCATTCATTAGTAAACATCACCTCTGGGCAAGTTTTTCCTTTGTTTGCTGTTTGCTATAGGACTTATCAAGAGCATCTAAGATATCTTCTTGCCATAGTCTCTTTTCTTCACTATAGGGAAGTTCCTGGACCTTCTGTGTTTCCTTTGATTGTAGTCCTTGTTTATCTAGGTCATCTTGGTGAGGTTTATGCTGGGTGCTGAAAACAGTCTCAGATTTGTCATCTTGCTGCAAACTCTTTTGTTTATCATAGCGAGGCTTAGCCAACTTCTGCCTTTCCTTTGTTGATAAACTGTCAGGCTCATCCTCGTGGAGCATATAGGAGGCACTGGAGACAGACTCAGTTTTGTCTTTATGCAACAACTTTTTTTGTTTATCTAGAGGAGAATCTGATAGACTCTGTTTTTCTCTTACTTGTCTTTTAAGCTTATCAGCTTTAGCTTTATGCTTTGTTCGCAAATAATCATCTTCATCATCGGAAAAGTCAGAGAGATCTTGCTCATCCCCTATTCTTTGCCTTTCATGGTGAGACTTATGAAGGGAAACTGTACTGGATTCATCCTTCTCCTGGAAATGATCTTCATCCTCAGAAAAGTCAGAGAAATcctgttttttcttttctctgtgcCTTTTCGGTTTAGTGCCATATGACTTTCGAGGGGTAGATTTAAGAGTTTTGGTTTTACCCTTTCTTTGCACATGATCTTTGTCATCATCAGAAATGTCAGAGGTATCACCATTGGAAAGCGAGCTGGTTTCATCCTTTTTCTGGGACTTACGAAGGGCAACTGAAACTGTACTGGATTCATCCTTCTCCTGGAAATGATCATCATCTGAAAAGTCAGAGAAATcctgttttttcttttctctgtgcCTTTTCGGTTTAGTGCCATATGACTTTCGAGGGGTAGATTTAAGAGTTTTGGTTTTACCCTTTCTTTGCACATGATCTTTGTCATCATCAGAAATGTCAGAGGTATCACCATTGGAAAGCGAGCTGGTTTCATCCTTTTTCTGGGACTTACGAAGGGCAACTGAAACTGTACTGGATTCATCCTTCTCCTGGAAATGATCATCATCTGAAAAGTCAGAGAAATCCTGTTCTTTCTTTACTCTTTGTCTTTTCAGCTTAGTGGAAAAAGACTTACGAGGGGTAGCTTTAATAGTTTTGGTTTTATCTCCCCTTTGCAGATGATCTACATCATCGGAAAAGTCAGAGAGATCCTGTTTTTCCTTTGCTCTTTCAAGACTTCTCTCATGAGATTTATGAGCTTGAAGACTTTtgactttcttctttctctccatATTATCTTTTTCATTATCAGAATAATCAGAAAGATCATATTTTTTCTTTCCTCTCGGTCTTTCAAGTTCACTGTGTAGGGATTTTTGGGAGGTAACAGATAGAGGCTCTTCCTGCCGCAGTTTCATTTGTTTACTTTGGGGAAATTTCTGACTTTCTTTTGCTGGTCGTGTTTGTCTTTCAAGGTCACCCTGGGCACCGGTAAGTGCCTCAGTTTTAGATTTACTccataaaatattttgtttgtcATGGAGAAGCTTTTCTTGTCCTTCAATCTCACTAATGTAGGATTTACGAGGTCCAGTAGAGATAGGCTCAATTTCATCTTCATTCAGTAAATTCTTTTCTTCATTGGCAAGAAACTCGTACAAATTCTGGTACTGCTTacaacagaaaaactgcaaagtAAAATGGCATTTTTACTTGAAATTTCTCCACATCTTAAAATCTATCACTCTAATTGTACATATCACATATACAGTGATGTGAAAAagtatccccctcttctacaaagctgcgctagcggctgccgcgtggtaacagccccgaagccctttaaatctctatgggcttcggggccattaccacgCAGATTTCCCCTATTATTTCATGTATGTCTTACTGAATGGTTTCTGAGCTTTTTAAACAAAATGTTGACAAAGGGAACCTGAGTAAACACATAACACAGTTTTGAATTATTACTTttcttaaactttatttttattaatattaggGCTGCACAtaaattaatcacaattaatcgcaattaaaatttttaatcacataAAGCGTCCCTCCCTCATATTTCCTTCTATACTCATACAGTGGCAAATttagacagcagaagtaaattctcagaactgacatgttttaattactaaaatgaaaataaatcaattatttttcttacctttgttgtttagtgattttatttttgcaaTCATTTTGTTCCATCTTTAAAATCACTCTCTGGTGGTGATCTCCTGTGAGGAGGTGGAGAAGATGGACCTGACAAAATTCCTTATGACTCTTTGGCCTAGAGCTCTGGACACTCAGAGGAGGATTGGTGTGACAAATCAGAGTCATATTCCTCGATGTTGGTGATGAAGAATGTCAAGGTCTCTGTTGAGATGGAGAAAAGCATTGACTATGATGTCAAGATGTACTTCAAGATGCTCTACAATGTTGATGTGATGAAGATCTAGAGGAAGAGCTTTGATGTATTGATGACCTCTCtctcttcaacctcaaattatgccagTGGGGAATGCGAGACCTGGCTCTCAATGTCTGCGAAGAGCATTGCTTGGGCAGTTGTGTTATTGCAGTGGTTTGAACTGTTTGAAACTGTAACACACCTGCCAACTCCCTTTGTAGTATCTCCCTGATTTGATCTTGGAGGGAAGGCATTATTACCGTGCTAGCCATCGGTACATATGGTACTGGGTATCAAGACATTTGTGACCTCAATAAAGAGGCACACTTTCAAGGAGACACTACCAATGAAGATGATGACCTTGTTCCCATGTGTCAATCTTTTGAATGCGTTGATGGTGTGGATGCCTAGGATAATGCTGATGCATGTTTGGAGGGGAAGCATGCTTATGCTTCTTAATCTTTTTACTGGCATCTCCTGATGGTTGTAACAGTGATGATGTAGATGTCAAGCAAGGAGTCAATGTCAGTGCCGGCTTTGATGTTGAAGATGGAACTTGTGTATCGGCATCGGAGGTTGCGGACATCCTCAAAGCTCCCGATGTACCAAAAACTTTTTTGAATTGGAGCTGTCAAGCCTTCCGTGACCTCTTTTGAAGTTGAGAGTAGTGCCGACAATGACCAAGATACCGAACACACCAATTATGTGGCTCAGTGATTGAAATGGTTCTGTTGCACTGAGCGCACCACTTGAATCCACTAGAACACTTTGATATGGAAGGAAAGACGGCTGACATGAGTTTGAAGAACTCTATGGTCCAGGGACATTGAGCAAAAATGAATTTGAAAAAGGTTCGACACTCCCAGCTTAAGGGAAGGCTTGGGGATGAGTTGAAagtccaaaaacagaaccttgggaaaaaatttaattttttgaaggaaaaagactgaaaatcaaataaaaaattaaCTAATGAGGAAATAAAAAACCAGGAAGGCACAAAAATAAAAGTTTGACGTACTTTTGGAAGAACTCCAAATGCCACAGCTTCTTAGCTCTGCGGTAAACTAAGAACTGATAGTCCCGCGAGCTGACATTGGGCAGAAAGGCACTGGTGAATGTGCAGTCTCAAAACTTGcaaaaagtttaaagtgacaatacacttttgcactgtccataccgggttccatagatgacgtcacccacatgtgagaatatattgcctgcttgtcctaggataatagtATAttaaggggtgctgaaaagttctcagcccatccaaccaacttcctaaattctgagcattattttgccactgtagctgaaaagattgttatcttattttgttaagtgtcaatttgcagaaatgaaaatctatgttttgacatttttaAAACCATTGATTAAACCATGtcaacatcattctcttcttggtttgtttgtttatttatattctgcctttatcaAGGCGGAGCACAAaacaacatacacaataaaattacatacaagcatctaaaaaaatataaaagtttcaCAATACATAATCAGAACCATCATATCCATAGAACTGGGCTATTACATATTCTTTTTCACACTAAACACCAATGAACCAGCCACAGCATGAATTTAGAAGACAAATACATACTCAGCCTACATACTTCATGAGACAAAACAAATGTCGtttcaatagttttttttttttttttaaattcccccaCCCTTGCCTGCTTCTTAATGTAAGATGGAAATTTATTCCACTCTTCAGGGGCAGCACATGAAAGAAACTCTCTCTTGACTGTTTGAAATCTGACCTCTCTTCTTGCTGGTATCATCAGTTCACGATGCGTTGAGGAGCATAACTGTGGTAGAGAATTATATGAGGTTATACACTGCACCAGGTAGCCAGGAGCACAACCTTGCACACTCAGATAGGTCAGAAGTAAGAGCTTATATCTGATCCGAAACTCAATTCTCAGCCAGTACAGCTTATAATAGAACTCAGAcacatgatcatgttttttcagcctaaaCAGAGTTCTAATAATGGAATTCTGAGCTACCTGCAGAGAGCTCAACATAATTTGAGGCATACCCAACAATACTATGTTACAGAAGTCCATAGTCGACAGCACTATTGTTTGCAGGATGGTTTTGTAATTGTTCCAAGGCAAATAGCGATATAGCCTGTTCAAAAGATATAGCTTAAAATAGACTTTTCTGATAAAGTGTAACACAGCTGAGGATCAAGACTTATCCTTAAGTACCGAAATCCTAAGGACCACAGAATTATTGAATTAAGGATCCAAACTGATGGTAGAGACTGACTGTGAAGCTCAAGCTGAATGCATTATTTTTGTCTTCTGTACATTGAGCATCAATTTATTGGTGCACATCCAATGTCTGATTTGTGTCATAAGAAAATCTAGCCTATCAATATCATCGATTCTCCCTTAGGGAAGAAAAATAATAGGTCGTCCACGTATACCCTATAAGATACTCTATGGCTACATAATAAATGGCAAAGCGGTATAATATATACATTGAACAGCACTGCTGAAAGCAACAAACTCTGTGGTACTGctatttttaattcttttggGTTTGACATCCTTCCATGCACATAAACCCTTTGCCTCTGTTCTTGGAGAAATGACCTCTACCATGATAGAACTGTGCCACCTAACCCACATGCTGAAATATGTTCCAATAAGTTATCATGGTCCAGgatgtcaaatgcagcagagatatAAAATGACACCATGAT from Geotrypetes seraphini chromosome 9, aGeoSer1.1, whole genome shotgun sequence includes the following:
- the ERICH6 gene encoding glutamate-rich protein 6, giving the protein MSGKEDEEKTAGSQWEEGSTASEGYAVDGQVLYEQEETSSRTLDTLNLTYISSNIFDPFHGTMAPGISISSQTEDSWLKRHYYRNMGGDVPRHLSEEKCLSTSCSSEKEIYSALAREFSDISILSDTEFTAAYLVLLEESLRTLPSVGPPTILAYKPESSEKDRIFPELEMLQDHFTYVPCEFCGRQLKPFPTYKQYLMDSSEELCSSTHRELMIPARREFFCCKQYQNLYEFLANEEKNLLNEDEIEPISTGPRKSYISEIEGQEKLLHDKQNILWSKSKTEALTGAQGDLERQTRPAKESQKFPQSKQMKLRQEEPLSVTSQKSLHSELERPRGKKKYDLSDYSDNEKDNMERKKKVKSLQAHKSHERSLERAKEKQDLSDFSDDVDHLQRGDKTKTIKATPRKSFSTKLKRQRVKKEQDFSDFSDDDHFQEKDESSTVSVALRKSQKKDETSSLSNGDTSDISDDDKDHVQRKGKTKTLKSTPRKSYGTKPKRHREKKKQDFSDFSDDDHFQEKDESSTVSVALRKSQKKDETSSLSNGDTSDISDDDKDHVQRKGKTKTLKSTPRKSYGTKPKRHREKKKQDFSDFSEDEDHFQEKDESSTVSLHKSHHERQRIGDEQDLSDFSDDEDDYLRTKHKAKADKLKRQVREKQSLSDSPLDKQKKLLHKDKTESVSSASYMLHEDEPDSLSTKERQKLAKPRYDKQKSLQQDDKSETVFSTQHKPHQDDLDKQGLQSKETQKVQELPYSEEKRLWQEDILDALDKSYSKQQTKEKLAQRLQEGYLGRQYGSEISFSSEVTALESQNLRTISFNLTDPPKDKWTLTAVQWDEMYTDQSYYNITCDFSVACEKMMPREFLEKYYKEGGKFLTLFPDGTAQLFYPSGNLAIIVIENDMKDYCCIVYADKPNNADFLAMFDSNGKGTCYYPNGTIWININAVGGDYADDTGNRVKTWKWKNNLNSSNPPPFKPIFISLNLNIGIRILGQDKIVVSFLAMGRQARFSVGAKVEVTATESLPLKQVSKEDLLLFASKIKIQILLNKLNEFLNCPSNRQWTKIKPRSYLLSQTQKLIYLCKLSKLGRDVGTLVQTVIDENSRPM